The Halomonas sp. 7T genome contains a region encoding:
- the accA gene encoding acetyl-CoA carboxylase carboxyl transferase subunit alpha, with translation MNPNYLDFEQPIAELQAKIEELRLVSSDSQVNLSDEIARLEEKSRKLTESIFKDLTPWQVSQISRHPQRPYTLDYLEHIFTDFDELHGDRNFADDAALVGGIARLNDAPVMVIGHQKGRDVKEKVRRNFGMPRPEGYRKACRLMEMAERFKMPILTFIDTPGAYPGIDAEERGQSEAIAYNLAVMSRLKTPIISTVVGEGGSGGALAIGVCDELHMLQYSTYSVISPEGCASILWKSAEKASEAAQAMGITAERLKELGFVDALIKEPLGGAHRHPLTTAERVKDALSASLERLQSFDTDALLERRYQRLMSYGAPAA, from the coding sequence ATGAATCCTAACTACCTCGATTTTGAACAGCCCATTGCGGAACTCCAGGCAAAAATTGAAGAGCTGCGTTTGGTCAGCTCCGATAGCCAGGTGAATCTTTCCGATGAGATCGCTCGGCTGGAAGAGAAAAGCCGCAAGTTAACCGAATCGATCTTCAAGGATTTAACGCCCTGGCAGGTGTCCCAGATTTCCCGCCACCCCCAGCGCCCTTACACGCTGGATTATCTTGAGCATATTTTTACCGATTTTGACGAGCTGCACGGCGATCGTAATTTTGCCGATGACGCGGCACTGGTAGGTGGTATCGCACGCTTAAACGATGCGCCGGTTATGGTTATCGGCCATCAAAAAGGCCGTGATGTTAAAGAGAAAGTGCGCCGCAACTTTGGCATGCCGCGCCCAGAAGGTTATCGTAAAGCCTGCCGTTTAATGGAGATGGCCGAGCGCTTTAAGATGCCGATTCTGACGTTTATCGATACGCCTGGCGCTTACCCGGGTATCGATGCTGAGGAGCGCGGTCAGTCAGAAGCCATTGCGTATAACCTAGCTGTGATGTCGCGACTGAAAACACCGATTATCTCCACTGTCGTTGGTGAGGGTGGCTCTGGAGGCGCGCTTGCAATCGGTGTATGTGATGAGCTGCATATGCTGCAGTACTCTACCTACTCGGTAATCTCACCCGAAGGCTGCGCGTCTATCCTTTGGAAGAGTGCGGAAAAAGCCTCCGAAGCAGCACAGGCCATGGGCATAACCGCCGAGCGATTAAAAGAGCTGGGCTTTGTCGATGCGCTGATCAAAGAGCCATTAGGGGGCGCTCACCGCCACCCGCTCACAACGGCTGAGCGGGTTAAAGACGCTTTGTCAGCCAGTCTTGAGCGTTTACAAAGCTTTGATACCGATGCGCTGCTTGAGCGCCGCTACCAGCGTTTGATGAGTTATGGCGCCCCCGCTGCCTAA
- the tilS gene encoding tRNA lysidine(34) synthetase TilS has product MAPPLPKPLLRLLNDALAETPPGRTVWVALSGGLDSSLLLTLAAHVCQAAGRPLRAIHINHGLQAAASAFETRCRLLCDNLSVPLTVAHVVVDSQGKGVEGAARQARYGAFKQSIPHGDTLWLAQHQDDQAETLLLAALRGSGIRGLAGMPYRRYWQGLTLLRPWLSISRRTLAETAKELALEWCEDPTNLDASLDRNRLRHYVMPQLQARWPSTASSLAKSAQHAGEADQLLEEYAAGELASLSVGDSCLNAAALNQRSPPRQRLLVRTFCQQLGLPTPPQKRLESLLAQLAVSSDAQVKVVWEGVEARVWRQRLYLMTILPPLPDWETVWDGQPGLSTPLGKLMVSIPTSRPLMLRWRQGGEVIDLPGRGRRDLKRLLQESELPPWERQRLIVVLEGEACVGVIQPPDQVLWQAAGSRFVATPVR; this is encoded by the coding sequence ATGGCGCCCCCGCTGCCTAAGCCACTGCTACGCTTGCTAAATGACGCCCTGGCGGAGACCCCGCCGGGGCGTACTGTTTGGGTAGCGCTTTCTGGCGGGCTGGATTCGTCGCTGCTGCTCACGTTAGCGGCCCACGTTTGCCAAGCTGCAGGGCGCCCGCTGCGTGCGATTCACATCAATCATGGGCTACAAGCAGCCGCTAGCGCCTTCGAAACACGCTGCCGGTTACTGTGTGATAACCTCAGTGTCCCGCTGACCGTCGCTCATGTGGTGGTGGATAGCCAAGGCAAGGGCGTTGAGGGTGCCGCGCGGCAGGCGCGTTACGGCGCCTTCAAACAGTCGATTCCCCACGGTGATACGCTTTGGTTAGCCCAGCATCAGGATGATCAGGCGGAGACTCTGCTGCTAGCGGCGCTGCGGGGCAGTGGTATCCGCGGTTTAGCGGGCATGCCTTATCGGCGATATTGGCAAGGATTAACCCTGCTGCGCCCCTGGTTAAGTATTAGTAGGCGCACGTTAGCGGAGACTGCTAAGGAGCTAGCGCTTGAGTGGTGTGAAGACCCCACCAACCTAGATGCCTCGTTAGACCGCAATCGTCTGCGCCACTACGTGATGCCGCAGCTCCAAGCGCGCTGGCCAAGCACTGCAAGCTCGCTGGCAAAAAGTGCTCAGCACGCCGGAGAAGCGGACCAGCTTCTGGAGGAATATGCGGCGGGCGAGTTGGCAAGTCTCTCTGTGGGAGACAGCTGCCTCAATGCTGCTGCGCTTAACCAGCGCAGTCCGCCCCGCCAGCGCTTGCTGGTGCGTACTTTCTGCCAACAGTTAGGTTTACCCACCCCGCCGCAAAAACGTTTGGAGAGCTTGCTGGCGCAGCTGGCGGTTTCCTCCGATGCCCAGGTGAAGGTGGTTTGGGAAGGTGTTGAGGCGCGGGTATGGCGTCAGCGGCTCTATCTTATGACCATCTTGCCACCGCTGCCTGACTGGGAAACGGTTTGGGATGGTCAGCCAGGACTTTCCACCCCCCTAGGCAAGCTGATGGTTTCAATACCGACGTCTCGCCCGTTGATGCTGCGTTGGCGCCAAGGCGGTGAGGTTATTGATCTTCCTGGCCGTGGCCGTCGGGATTTAAAACGGCTGCTACAAGAGAGCGAGCTGCCGCCCTGGGAGCGTCAGCGTCTAATCGTGGTGTTAGAGGGCGAGGCGTGCGTTGGCGTTATTCAGCCGCCTGACCAGGTTTTGTGGCAAGCGGCCGGGAGTCGCTTTGTGGCTACTCCAGTACGGTAA
- the ppx gene encoding exopolyphosphatase produces the protein MPKDISLPSTAIKEDIDHGDPQRLAAIDLGSNSFHLLVANYQNERLQVVARLGEKVQLAAGLDDQGYLSEAAIQRALDCLGRFAPFLKDIESANLRIVGTNALRDAYNSQTFIERAEAQLGHAIEIIAGREEARLIYLGAAHALAENGRRLIVDIGGGSTEFIIGESFEPKALESLRMGCVTFTRRFFPDGELSEKRMRRAELAALSELANIQRPYQRLGWDDPVGSSGTIKAAASVIFAYGDSTQEGVITRSGLKKLRERLLKYKQLEKIELDGLKPDRSKVFPAGVAILSAVFEAFDLTQMRFADGALREGVLYDMAGRNSAEDTRSKTLEMLKRVYDVDTRQADNVADTAMRLFANVKQAWGLTKPQGHYLAWASHVHEIGLAISHSQFHRHGAYLLEHSDLAGFSRPEQRLLAFLVRAHRRKFPLKEWQALPDSQQASYAKLARLLRLAVLINHSRPESAPPLPDISAEGSALTLTLPASDEPTLLSTDMEQEQAYMAGAGFTFTVLE, from the coding sequence ATGCCCAAGGACATTTCACTCCCTAGCACTGCGATAAAGGAAGACATTGACCATGGTGATCCGCAGCGTTTGGCTGCCATCGACCTAGGCTCAAACAGCTTCCATCTGCTGGTGGCGAACTACCAAAATGAACGCTTGCAGGTGGTCGCCCGGCTAGGAGAAAAAGTACAGTTAGCCGCCGGACTAGATGACCAAGGTTATCTCAGCGAAGCCGCTATCCAGCGGGCGCTAGACTGCTTAGGCCGCTTTGCGCCCTTTTTAAAAGACATTGAGAGCGCCAACTTGCGCATTGTGGGCACCAATGCGCTGCGCGATGCCTATAATAGTCAAACCTTTATCGAGCGCGCCGAGGCACAGCTAGGCCACGCCATCGAAATTATTGCCGGGCGTGAAGAAGCTCGCTTGATTTACTTAGGCGCCGCCCACGCATTAGCGGAAAATGGCCGCAGACTCATTGTGGATATTGGCGGCGGCTCTACCGAATTCATCATTGGTGAGTCCTTTGAGCCTAAAGCACTGGAAAGCCTGCGCATGGGCTGTGTCACCTTTACCCGCCGCTTTTTCCCTGACGGTGAGCTAAGCGAAAAGCGCATGCGCCGCGCAGAGCTAGCGGCGCTGTCGGAATTAGCCAATATACAGCGCCCCTACCAGCGCCTGGGCTGGGATGACCCGGTGGGGTCCAGCGGCACTATTAAAGCGGCGGCAAGCGTTATCTTCGCTTACGGCGACAGTACGCAGGAAGGCGTTATTACCCGTAGCGGGCTGAAGAAACTCCGCGAGCGGCTGCTCAAATATAAGCAGCTGGAGAAAATTGAGCTGGATGGCTTAAAGCCTGATCGTTCAAAAGTCTTTCCGGCAGGCGTGGCCATTTTAAGCGCTGTATTTGAAGCTTTCGACCTCACCCAGATGCGCTTTGCCGACGGCGCGCTCCGTGAAGGCGTGTTATACGATATGGCAGGACGCAACAGCGCTGAGGACACCCGTTCTAAAACGCTGGAAATGCTCAAACGGGTTTACGATGTAGATACGCGGCAAGCCGACAACGTCGCCGATACCGCTATGCGACTCTTTGCCAACGTAAAACAAGCATGGGGGCTAACAAAGCCTCAAGGACATTATCTTGCGTGGGCAAGCCATGTGCATGAAATTGGCCTGGCTATTTCCCACAGTCAGTTCCATCGCCACGGTGCTTACCTACTAGAACACTCTGACCTCGCCGGTTTTTCGCGCCCAGAACAGCGATTACTGGCGTTTTTAGTACGCGCCCACCGACGCAAATTCCCACTCAAAGAGTGGCAAGCACTCCCTGACTCGCAACAGGCAAGCTATGCCAAGCTTGCTCGCTTGCTGCGCTTGGCGGTACTGATTAACCACTCACGTCCAGAAAGCGCGCCGCCGCTACCAGACATTAGCGCAGAAGGCTCAGCGCTCACTCTGACGCTGCCTGCAAGCGATGAACCCACCCTGCTCAGTACTGATATGGAGCAGGAACAGGCGTATATGGCAGGCGCCGGGTTTACGTTTACCGTACTGGAGTAG
- the rho gene encoding transcription termination factor Rho: MNLTELKQKPVPELLDIARDMGIDNLARSRKQDIIFAILKKHAKSGEDIYGDGVLEILQDGFGFLRSADSSYLAGPDDIYVSPSQIRRFNLRKGDSISGKIRPPKEGERYFALLKVSQINFDRPENAKHKILFENLTPLFPDDRMRMEIGNGSTEDLTARIIDLTAPIGKGQRGLLVSPPKAGKTLMLQNIATSITRNNPECHLIVLLIDERPEEVTEMSRTVRGEVVASTFDEPPARHVQVAEMVIEKAKRLVEHKKDVVILLDSITRLARAYNTVVPSSGKVLTGGVDAHALEKPKRFFGAARNIEEGGSLTIIATALVDTGSKMDEVIFEEFKGTGNMEAHLDRKLAEKRVFPAINIRRSGTRREDLLASEDEMQRMWILRKLLNPMEDTAATEFLIDRLKDTKTNLEFFEAMKRR; the protein is encoded by the coding sequence ATGAATCTCACTGAACTCAAGCAAAAACCCGTTCCCGAGCTGCTCGATATCGCCCGCGACATGGGGATCGACAACTTAGCCCGCTCGCGCAAGCAGGACATCATTTTCGCCATCCTCAAGAAGCACGCTAAAAGCGGTGAGGATATTTATGGCGATGGTGTGCTGGAAATCCTCCAGGATGGTTTTGGCTTCCTGCGCAGCGCCGACAGCTCCTACCTCGCCGGTCCGGACGATATCTACGTATCGCCGTCACAGATTCGTCGTTTCAATCTGCGTAAAGGCGACTCCATTTCCGGCAAAATTCGTCCGCCAAAAGAAGGTGAGCGCTACTTTGCGCTGCTCAAAGTTAGCCAGATTAACTTTGATCGTCCTGAAAACGCCAAGCATAAGATTCTCTTTGAGAACTTAACGCCGCTGTTTCCAGACGACCGCATGCGTATGGAAATCGGCAATGGCTCAACCGAAGACCTTACCGCTCGGATCATCGATCTGACTGCGCCGATCGGTAAAGGCCAACGTGGCCTGCTGGTGTCGCCGCCGAAAGCGGGTAAGACACTGATGCTGCAGAACATCGCGACATCGATTACGCGCAACAACCCAGAGTGTCATCTGATTGTCCTGCTGATCGATGAGCGCCCTGAGGAAGTGACCGAGATGTCGCGCACCGTGCGCGGTGAAGTCGTTGCCTCTACGTTTGATGAGCCACCGGCCCGCCACGTGCAGGTGGCCGAAATGGTCATCGAAAAGGCCAAGCGTCTGGTTGAGCACAAAAAGGACGTGGTGATTCTGCTTGATTCCATCACACGTTTGGCCCGTGCATACAACACTGTGGTACCTAGCTCCGGCAAAGTACTGACCGGTGGTGTAGATGCCCACGCGCTTGAGAAACCAAAGCGCTTCTTCGGTGCGGCGCGTAATATCGAAGAGGGCGGCAGCCTGACGATTATTGCCACTGCGCTTGTTGATACCGGTTCGAAAATGGACGAGGTCATCTTCGAGGAGTTCAAGGGTACCGGCAACATGGAAGCGCACCTTGACCGCAAGCTGGCGGAGAAGCGCGTATTCCCGGCGATCAACATTCGTCGCAGCGGCACACGCCGTGAAGACCTGCTGGCCTCTGAAGATGAGATGCAGCGCATGTGGATTCTGCGCAAGCTGCTCAACCCTATGGAAGACACAGCAGCAACAGAGTTCTTAATCGATCGTCTGAAAGATACCAAGACGAATCTGGAGTTCTTTGAAGCGATGAAGCGCCGTTAG
- the ubiD gene encoding 4-hydroxy-3-polyprenylbenzoate decarboxylase, whose amino-acid sequence MKYHDLRDFIAALEAQGELKRISAEVDPYLEITEICDRTLRAGGPALLFENVKGHDMPLLGNLFGTPKRVALGMGQDSVEALREVGKLLAFLKEPDPPKGLKDAWDKLPIFKQVLSMGPKSVKRAPVQDVVYEDDEVDLGRLPIQHCWPGDAAPLVTWPLVITKGPHKKRQNLGIYRQQKIAKNRLIMRWLSHRGGALDFLEFQKAHPGEPFPVAVALGADPATILGAVTPVPDSLSEYAFAGLLRGSRTELVKCGHADLEVPASAEIILEGFIYPDDMAPEGPFGDHTGYYNEVDHFPVFTVTRMTMRRDAIYHSTYTGRPPDEPAILGVALNEVFVPILCKQFPEIVDFYLPPEGCSYRMAVVTMKKQYPGHAKRVMMGVWSFLRQFMYTKFVIVLDDDVDARNWEDVMWAITTRMDPARDTVMVENTPIDYLDFASPVSGLGSKMGLDATNKWPGETDREWGTPIVMDEAVKTRVDARWDELGIDIPLPASRHS is encoded by the coding sequence TTGAAGTACCACGACTTGCGCGATTTTATTGCGGCGCTTGAAGCGCAGGGTGAACTTAAGCGAATTAGCGCTGAGGTTGACCCTTACCTGGAAATTACTGAAATCTGCGACCGCACGCTGCGTGCCGGTGGCCCCGCACTGTTATTTGAGAATGTGAAGGGCCACGATATGCCGCTGTTAGGCAACCTGTTTGGTACGCCTAAACGGGTGGCGCTGGGGATGGGGCAGGATTCAGTAGAAGCGCTGCGTGAAGTGGGCAAACTGCTGGCGTTCCTAAAAGAGCCAGATCCGCCTAAAGGTTTGAAAGATGCCTGGGACAAGCTGCCGATCTTCAAACAAGTGCTAAGCATGGGGCCAAAGAGTGTTAAGCGTGCGCCTGTCCAGGATGTCGTGTATGAAGACGATGAGGTGGATCTCGGTCGCTTACCCATTCAGCACTGCTGGCCTGGCGATGCAGCACCGCTCGTTACTTGGCCGCTGGTGATCACCAAAGGTCCGCATAAAAAGCGTCAAAACTTGGGGATTTACCGCCAGCAGAAAATCGCCAAAAACCGCCTGATTATGCGTTGGCTATCCCATCGCGGTGGTGCCCTGGATTTTCTTGAGTTTCAAAAAGCCCATCCTGGCGAGCCGTTTCCGGTCGCCGTCGCGTTAGGTGCTGACCCGGCCACGATTTTGGGTGCCGTGACTCCCGTGCCCGATTCGCTCTCTGAATATGCCTTTGCCGGGCTACTGCGCGGCTCACGCACTGAACTGGTGAAATGTGGCCACGCGGACCTTGAAGTGCCAGCCTCTGCTGAGATTATTCTTGAAGGGTTTATTTACCCGGATGATATGGCACCAGAAGGACCGTTTGGCGATCATACCGGTTATTACAATGAGGTCGATCACTTCCCAGTGTTCACCGTGACGCGGATGACCATGCGCCGCGACGCTATTTATCACTCAACCTATACCGGCCGCCCACCCGACGAGCCTGCCATTCTAGGCGTTGCGCTTAACGAAGTGTTTGTGCCCATTCTGTGTAAGCAGTTTCCCGAAATTGTCGACTTCTACCTGCCGCCAGAAGGGTGCTCTTACCGTATGGCCGTGGTGACGATGAAAAAGCAGTACCCCGGGCATGCCAAGCGCGTGATGATGGGCGTTTGGAGCTTCTTACGTCAGTTTATGTACACCAAGTTTGTCATTGTGCTGGACGACGACGTGGATGCGCGTAACTGGGAAGATGTCATGTGGGCGATCACCACCCGGATGGACCCGGCTCGGGATACGGTCATGGTGGAAAACACCCCCATCGACTATCTCGATTTTGCGTCGCCTGTCTCGGGGCTAGGGTCCAAGATGGGGCTGGATGCGACCAATAAATGGCCTGGCGAAACCGACCGCGAATGGGGCACGCCGATTGTGATGGATGAAGCGGTGAAAACGCGGGTCGACGCGCGTTGGGATGAGTTGGGCATCGATATTCCGTTACCCGCATCTCGCCACAGCTAG
- a CDS encoding NAD(P)H-flavin reductase, which translates to MSATTLTCKTLTCQVTAVEDLNPDVFGVTVEGRAEAMQHAPGQYLELKLDDETWVPFSIASADRRDGTIELHIQHWPERDNSARLRDLLQVANQLTVRLPNGECVLSSEGERPLLLIAAGTGFAQMKAIMEAALQSQPERPISLWWAAREHRDLYAESLATQWAQQHDNVSFQAVTEFPLTEPLAQGERIFHHQGRVDLVLESELANTPITPSDCDIYLSGSPGMVYACVDVLERLGVSSERMFSDVFAYAPRPQ; encoded by the coding sequence ATGAGCGCAACGACGTTAACGTGCAAAACGCTAACCTGCCAAGTCACCGCCGTTGAGGATTTAAATCCTGACGTATTTGGAGTGACCGTTGAAGGGCGCGCTGAAGCCATGCAGCATGCACCAGGGCAGTATCTAGAGCTCAAGCTAGACGACGAAACGTGGGTGCCGTTTTCCATTGCCAGCGCCGACCGACGTGATGGCACCATTGAATTACATATTCAGCACTGGCCAGAACGCGATAATTCAGCGCGCTTGCGTGACCTGCTGCAAGTGGCCAACCAGCTAACAGTACGGCTGCCCAACGGCGAGTGTGTGTTGAGTTCGGAGGGTGAGCGCCCGCTGCTGCTGATTGCTGCTGGCACCGGTTTTGCTCAAATGAAAGCCATTATGGAAGCCGCCCTGCAGAGCCAGCCCGAGCGGCCTATCTCACTTTGGTGGGCAGCGCGTGAGCATCGCGATCTTTATGCTGAAAGCTTAGCGACTCAATGGGCGCAGCAACACGACAATGTGTCCTTTCAAGCAGTGACGGAATTTCCGCTAACTGAACCCCTCGCGCAGGGCGAGCGTATTTTTCATCATCAGGGCCGCGTAGATTTAGTGTTGGAGAGCGAGCTTGCCAATACGCCCATTACGCCCAGCGACTGTGATATTTACCTGTCGGGCTCGCCGGGCATGGTATACGCCTGTGTTGATGTGCTGGAGCGCCTTGGGGTCAGCAGTGAGCGAATGTTTTCAGATGTATTTGCCTACGCTCCGCGGCCTCAATAA
- a CDS encoding 3-deoxy-7-phosphoheptulonate synthase, producing MNAHASPLKSPLSPLTNSPVGSSQPLPLPTELRRRIGVSAPLSEQINQQRLAVQRVLNGQDNRLLVVVGPCSVHDPDAALEYADRLAALSDDISEHILPVMRVYVEKPRTTVGWKGLAYDPDLDGSGDMSRGLALSRELMHAVAARGLPVATELLQPMLAPYLDDLLSWVAIGARTTESQLHRELASDLSAAVGFKNATSGDVQVAIDAMQAAAHSHQRFAIDSEGRPVMQETAGNPHTHLVLRGGHGEPNYQAHHVRSSVNTLQKAGQNPRLMVDCSHANARKDHRRQSEVMLDVLAQRNAGDANVVALMLESYLHEGKQALKPNSMRYGVSVTDACVSWETTERLLKTAAERMR from the coding sequence ATGAATGCCCATGCCAGCCCTTTAAAGTCACCGCTGTCGCCATTAACAAATTCGCCGGTGGGGTCTTCCCAGCCACTGCCGCTGCCTACAGAGCTTCGCCGCCGTATAGGCGTTAGTGCGCCACTCAGTGAGCAAATTAACCAACAGCGCCTCGCCGTTCAGCGTGTACTGAATGGTCAAGACAATCGCCTCCTGGTTGTAGTGGGCCCGTGCTCTGTACATGATCCCGATGCAGCCCTTGAGTACGCCGACAGGTTAGCAGCACTGAGCGATGACATCAGTGAGCATATTCTGCCGGTCATGCGTGTTTATGTGGAAAAACCCCGTACCACTGTGGGATGGAAAGGGCTCGCTTATGACCCGGACTTAGACGGTAGCGGCGACATGTCGCGGGGTCTCGCACTCTCTCGAGAGTTAATGCACGCCGTCGCAGCACGGGGCCTGCCGGTGGCCACCGAGCTTTTGCAGCCTATGCTGGCACCTTACCTGGATGACCTGCTGAGCTGGGTCGCTATCGGAGCGCGAACGACCGAATCCCAGCTGCACCGAGAGCTGGCCAGCGATTTAAGCGCTGCCGTGGGGTTCAAAAATGCGACAAGCGGTGATGTGCAGGTAGCGATTGATGCCATGCAGGCAGCGGCCCACTCCCACCAGCGGTTTGCGATTGATAGCGAAGGTCGTCCAGTGATGCAGGAGACGGCTGGCAACCCTCATACTCACCTTGTACTGCGTGGCGGCCACGGCGAGCCGAATTACCAGGCCCACCATGTGCGCTCATCGGTCAATACCCTACAAAAAGCCGGTCAAAACCCGCGCTTGATGGTGGACTGCAGCCATGCCAATGCGCGTAAGGATCATCGCCGCCAAAGCGAGGTAATGCTGGATGTGCTTGCCCAGCGCAACGCGGGCGATGCCAACGTCGTCGCGTTGATGCTCGAAAGCTATCTACACGAAGGTAAACAGGCGCTTAAACCCAACAGTATGCGCTACGGGGTGTCGGTAACTGATGCCTGCGTGAGCTGGGAGACGACGGAGCGGCTGCTAAAAACCGCCGCTGAGCGAATGCGTTAG
- a CDS encoding DUF3087 domain-containing protein gives MAFTLEQHSPDAYRRKARMISIAMAGQLVVFGLLFSMLLAATFGGSFWMNALGVLLGLLATSAMFAVLRDRPWMTEMRYVWQLKHHLSHISGYLKPLRKGVEENNRVALDIVTFYHQGMTQLAELNGRTTDDDAERLAEKMQIKIKREELGLPEQVNRFDPQDLSAFKRR, from the coding sequence ATGGCTTTCACCCTTGAGCAGCACAGTCCCGATGCTTACCGTCGCAAAGCGCGTATGATCAGTATCGCGATGGCGGGTCAGCTAGTCGTGTTTGGTCTGCTGTTTTCGATGCTATTAGCCGCCACCTTTGGCGGCAGTTTCTGGATGAATGCCCTTGGCGTATTGCTCGGGTTGCTAGCCACTAGCGCGATGTTCGCGGTACTGCGTGACCGGCCCTGGATGACAGAAATGCGCTACGTCTGGCAGCTCAAACATCATCTTTCGCATATTAGTGGCTACCTAAAGCCCCTGCGTAAAGGGGTAGAGGAGAATAATCGTGTAGCGCTGGATATCGTGACTTTTTACCACCAGGGCATGACGCAGCTCGCTGAGTTAAATGGTCGTACTACCGACGATGATGCCGAGCGGCTGGCTGAAAAGATGCAGATAAAAATCAAGCGTGAAGAGTTAGGCCTGCCAGAGCAGGTTAATCGCTTTGACCCACAGGATTTGAGTGCTTTTAAACGCCGCTAG
- a CDS encoding MliC family protein, with protein sequence MIHARKSLVAMAIMTTTLAIAGCATSTTAPSESANMTVNSSAPLLPAALFPGSAERFDAWECQPANQNLVTAVNDDNLRLWSLHGAWRLPQAIVASGARYQDGVISFWNRGDQAQVETPRGQLQCQQGLAREASTRAGHPGVMFLGRGNEPGWSIELAHDEPVMTWTTAYGTETHTLPYMVSVMDNDAGRVVIENANAERFFRVRIEAGACFDDMKGQPYPARVTLTIDGQQYNGCGQGIAP encoded by the coding sequence ATGATCCACGCAAGAAAATCGCTCGTCGCCATGGCAATTATGACCACAACACTGGCTATCGCTGGCTGTGCCACGTCTACAACGGCGCCAAGTGAGTCTGCCAACATGACGGTAAACAGCAGTGCGCCTTTGCTGCCTGCCGCTCTATTCCCTGGTAGCGCCGAGAGGTTTGATGCCTGGGAGTGTCAACCTGCCAACCAGAACCTAGTAACCGCAGTGAACGATGACAATCTGCGTCTCTGGTCACTGCACGGCGCCTGGCGTTTACCTCAAGCCATTGTTGCCAGCGGTGCGCGCTACCAAGATGGTGTTATTAGTTTCTGGAACCGTGGCGATCAGGCGCAGGTAGAAACTCCACGCGGCCAGCTACAGTGCCAGCAAGGCTTAGCGCGCGAGGCGTCAACCCGTGCGGGTCACCCCGGCGTCATGTTTTTGGGGCGTGGTAATGAGCCAGGCTGGTCGATTGAGCTGGCCCATGACGAACCGGTAATGACCTGGACAACGGCTTACGGTACTGAAACGCACACCTTGCCCTATATGGTGAGCGTGATGGATAACGACGCGGGCCGTGTTGTGATTGAGAACGCCAATGCAGAGCGCTTTTTCCGCGTGCGTATCGAAGCTGGCGCCTGTTTTGATGACATGAAAGGCCAGCCTTATCCTGCCCGTGTGACACTGACGATAGATGGCCAGCAGTACAACGGCTGCGGCCAGGGCATCGCTCCGTAA